The window CTGACCGTCTACACGGACGGATTTCGGGCCTACGATCCACTCGACGATGACGAGAGCTTCCACCGAGAATCAGTAATTCACGGTGACGGCGAGTACGTTGATGAAGACGCACACGTGAACACGTGCGAGAGCCACGCGTCGCTGGCGCGACGGTGGCTCTCGCCGCACCGAGGTGTCTCAAAAGACAAACTGACAGCGTATCTCAGACCGTTCCAACTTCGGCGACGAGTCCTCCGCAAACCGGGACGAGAAGCACTGAAACAGATTATCCGAGAAGTTCTCTGACTCACCAACAATGTACTTCACAAGAGCGTACAAATTTACTCAGGGATGCAGATCGGGTAGCGGGGATTGATTCAGATAGGTATCGTCAATTATACGATGACGGATTGAGGTATGTTGATAAGCAGATAGAAAATTTCGTTAACCAGCTTAAATCCTCTGGAATGTGGGATGAAACAGTTCTACTTATTACAGCCGACCACGGAGAGGCGCTATTTGATAGAAAAGGAATGTATGGACATCCGAGACATCATCATTATGATGAGTTGCTTCACGTTCCGTTGCTAGTGCGAGCTCCTGATTTGCCGTCGCAGAGAATTCAAAGCTCATTTTCGTTGGCATGGATACATGAACTTTTCGCTGAACTCATCTCCAAGCCAATCGGAGATTTCCCCTCTACGAGTGGAAGCAATAGTTGTCTGTCAGATGACCCAGCAGAGGAACCCGTGATCTCTGATACGGTAGATGAGAACGGACACACGATAACACTCCGAGATGACACTTGGAAATATATTCGGCACAATGTCTCCCCGCCCCAAGATTTCTGGTATCCGTTCGGTGACAATGAACAGGCATATCGCTACATCACCGACCAAGGAGAGCGGAATCTAGCGGATATTTCTAATGTGAAAGAGATGTCAACAGCGGCAGAGAGTTATTTAATTTCGCCTGAGGACCTTCCTAAACTGGAGGGCGAGTTTTCACGAGATATGGAAGAACAGTTGGAAGATCTCGGGTATAAGATGTAAGTACCGGTGTTGCAGACAGATGGGATGTGAATTTAATAATTGTAAAGCCATTTCATGATGTAGTAAGGATTACAGTTCAGAGAGGTGATTCATACGTTTTCCTCTTATGTTCTCAGATCTCTATTTTTTTGCGAATAATCGAACGTTCCCGGACGAGTATACAGTCGATCGATGTCTTAGTTCTATGAGAGGCTTGTAATCGAGGACTTGTGTTCCACTCATTCGATAGCGGTTGATGTCTCTAAGCACGATATGTCCCTTTACACTGGAGACATTACCATTGAACATGGGCTCTCCAATCGGTGTCCAGCCGTCTTGCAATGAGTGTCCCTCTCCCGGTCGGTATGTTCTATCGGCTGATATTTCGTGTAGCTCGCGTGCGTAATATAGGTCGGTTGAGACATTGTCCGTCACTCCACCTATAGTTCCCTTTGCGTGTTGCTCTTCCTCAGTAAGATACTGCCTGAATTGGCCTGGGTGATCCGGTGACGCAATCGGTGCAGTCAATTGAACTAAAATAAGGAGTCCGACAATAAAGATTGTGCCCGCACTGGGGAGGCGTTCAACACCAAATTCAGCGAAAATAGCGAACGGAACAACCGCTAACAGGATAACTCGTGTATATGGAATATTGGGACCGAAGACCGCTATCGCAACAAGGAGAGCGCTTATCATCCCAGCGGAAATTAATAGCTGGATTGATGCATCGTTAGTTTTGTACTGTTTGTGGCTGAAAAATGCCCAGCCAATACCAGCCGCGGCACCAAGAGTTAACCAGTGTAGATTCGTTAGAATTGATCCCCAGAGTCCACCTAAGACCG of the Haloarcula rubripromontorii genome contains:
- a CDS encoding sulfatase-like hydrolase/transferase; this translates as MTHQQCTSQERTNLLRDADRVAGIDSDRYRQLYDDGLRYVDKQIENFVNQLKSSGMWDETVLLITADHGEALFDRKGMYGHPRHHHYDELLHVPLLVRAPDLPSQRIQSSFSLAWIHELFAELISKPIGDFPSTSGSNSCLSDDPAEEPVISDTVDENGHTITLRDDTWKYIRHNVSPPQDFWYPFGDNEQAYRYITDQGERNLADISNVKEMSTAAESYLISPEDLPKLEGEFSRDMEEQLEDLGYKM
- a CDS encoding transposase, with protein sequence LTVYTDGFRAYDPLDDDESFHRESVIHGDGEYVDEDAHVNTCESHASLARRWLSPHRGVSKDKLTAYLRPFQLRRRVLRKPGREALKQIIREVL